TCCTGCGTCACGGGCACCCGGTGCAGCTTCGCGAAAGCCGGTGAGCCCTGTTCGGGCATCTCCAGCACATCCGCGAGCACCGCGGAGCCCTTGTCATTGGCCACGGTGACGGCGATCGGGCCGGTGCTGATCACCAGCTTGCCGGCCTTCTCAGCGTCAATGCGCAGCACATGCTCGCCGTCGCTCAGCTTCGCCGTGTCCAGAAGCAGAGCCGGGCTCGCGGCGTCCGTGGCGAGTCTCAACTCGCCGTCAACGAAAAACCGCACCTTGTCGCAGACCGGCCTCAGCGGATGGGGGCTGACCTGCAGGGAGCCGCGCACAACCGGCCCCGCCGACGAGGGCAGGATCGGCTCGGCGCACTCCAGTCTCACGTCCAGCGCATTGCCCGTGGTGAGGACTTTCGTGTCGCCCAAGCACGGCAATACAAGACCGATGGCACACAGACAAAGTAGCAGTCGCGTTGGCACGGTCGCTGCCCTCCTGAGAGGTCCGGACGGGAGATGGATTGGCCAAGGCTACAAGCATGGAGTATAGCACAGCCCGAAAACGGATGTCAAAGCTATCGGGACCCTCCAGCCGCGGCCGAAGAGGGACGATCGGCGAACCTACGCCCTCTGCCTGCCGACCTTTCCACTCCGTCGCATTCCCCGACACCGGTCCGCACTGGACCGGCAAAGCTGTCAGTCAGCCACATTTCTCCACCGGGCCCTGCTCCGCCTTCACCGGTTTCGGCGCAGGGGCGACAGGTCGAAGCACCTGGCTGATCGGCGGCGCGGGCGGGGTCCAGTTACGTGGTTTCGAGGACCACGTGCGCTGCACCGGCGCCACATACAGCGGGATGTACTCCAGGGTCCGCACCCCGAAACGGCTGGCAGCGGCGGCATCCGTACCGAAGCTGATGTCGAATCGGTGCTGACCCTTCACCGCGCTGCCAGTGTCCTCCACGATCAGAATGGCCTCGATCGGTGCTCCCATCCAGATCACGCTCCCCGGCCCCCAGTAACGCGGGTCAGCAGCGCAGATGCCCCGGCGAACCCGGGTCCCCCACCGCGTCGTGGGTCCGCCACCATCCGGGCAGTTGGAGGAATATGCAGTGCAGCGCGCCTTACGGGGCTGATGCTTCAGGCCCTGGCAAAGCAGAGACAGCCGCCATTCGGGCTGCTCGCCGAAATCCCCGCGCCAGGTCTTTATAATCACAGGATACAGGGGGTGGGTCGTGTCGAGACCCCCAGGGAAGTCGAGGCTTGGAGTGAATGTGAGGGGGCTATCTGATGCGGCGATTCCCGATGGCGGCGCGATCCCCGTCGCTCGGGCCACGGGCAGATCTTCTGCGAAGGCGGGTACGGTCAGCAAGGTCCACGCCGCGATAAGCGCGGCGCAAGGGTACAGGTACCTGGTGGTTCGCAACATGACGGACGGCTCCTATCTCGCAGTCTGTGGTGTGTGCAGGCCCTCTACCCTCACCCACACGGCAATTCCCATTCCCGGCAAACAGCCGCATTTCGCGGCGGTCTGCCGCGTCCCAGGGTAAGCTAAGGGACGGCTACGAATGAAAGGGGAAGAGTGTGGATTTGCAGCAAGGGAGAGGTGGTGACTTCAACCGCTGCGATTCACGGCGGCTCGATCGGTCACCTCGCGGCTGGACGCGCACCGGTCCTGTCGCTATCGTCGCGCGCAAGGGCCGGCCGAGTGTCCCCCAATACTGTCAGCCGATCGTTTCAGGCAGACATCCTTTCGTAATCCAAGTCTCATCTGACCGAAAAAGTGGACTTCGGAGATCCCCAGGCGGGGCTCCGACTGGCACCCCCGGACCATTCGGGCCGGACTGGTTAGCCCTCAACTGTCGCGGCGCATCTCGCCGGTGACAGCGTATTCTGCCTGACAGACGGGGCATGTGTCAACATGCAGACCCCCACAATGCAGGCAGACGCCGTCCATATCCTTCTGGTCCTCCAGCGCCGCCATCACGAATCTCTCAAGGCAACGCAGCAGGTCACACGACGCCGGAGCGCCGATCCGCGTCAGCACCTTGTCAATCGCCTGGTTGCGTGCCTCAATGACCTGCCGGGAAATAGCTTCACCCTCCGGGCTCGCCTGCAACTGGACGATGCGCCGGTCCTGTTGGTACGAGGACCGGGTAATATAGCCCTTCGCCTCCATCCGCTCCACCAGCTTCACGGCCGCGGGATGACTGACGTCCAGTCCCTCCGCCAGGTCCTTGATGCAGCACCTTGGGTGAAGGTAGATGAACTGGAGCCCTTGGAACTGGGCCCGAGAGATTTCCTTGCCCACAGCGATTTCCAGCGCCCGGGCGGTTATGATCTCATCGATTACATTACAGAAGAGTCGGCAGAGCCTGTCTGCCTTGTTCGCATCGTCGGACATATGAGCCCCCAGTGAAGGATTAGCTGCTGTCATGGCGGAAGCGTAACATACCTTCACACTCTGAATCAAGCCAATTCGCGCCGACAGAGGCGAGTAATCGCCGGCGCTCCTGCCACCGGGGCCTGCGCATTTGACACTCCCGAGGGCGCGGACCTATAATCCTCCGCGCAGTCAGGGGTATCCGGGAGCCGATCATGTCCGCACCATCCGCGGCGACGGGGAGTCACCCGTCGCTTTCAACTTACCTGACCCTCGCCACCGTTCCCCTCATCTGGGGCACGCATTTCGTCGCTTTGAAAGTGGTGTACGAGGACTACAGCATCTTCGGCATGCTGAGCATGCGCTACATGCTCATGATCGTCGTGCTGCTGGGGGCATTGTGGTTTTTCGAGCGCGACATGCGTTTCGCCCTGCGGGATCTCCCGTATCTCGCTGTCTTCTCGCTGTTCATGGTGACCATCTACCAGATTCTGTTCGCTCTGGCGATCCGCTGGGCGACTGCCGCCGAGAGCGCACTGCTCATCAGCACCGCCCCCATCTTCTCCGCAATCACCGCCGCCGCGCTAGGCTGGGAACGCATCAGCCGCAGGCTTGCGGCGGGGATCGCCCTTGGCTTCCTGGGCATCTTCGCCGTCATCTACGGCGGGCAGGCGGCCACCGCCGTGCCGGAGCATGCCACCCACGTGAAGGGCTGCCTGGTCATGCTGGTGGCAGCGGTCATGTGGGCCTGGTATGCTGTACTCGCCCGGCCCCTGCTCGCGAAGTATTCGCCCCTGAAGGTGACTGCTTACTGCCAGACCCTGGGCGGCCTGGCCATCATCCCCATCGGCCTTCGCGAGGCCCTCACGGTCACGCCTCAGTTGGTGGCGGACCTCGGCGCATCCGGCCTCTTCAGCCATTCTTTCTGGGTGCTGTTCGGCCTGGTCTACTACGCCTGGTTTTCCGGCGCGTATGCTTTCACCGTCTGGTACCGCGGAGTTCGTGCTCTGGGCTCAGCGCGCACCATGCTTTTCCAGTTCTGCGTTCCCGTGGTGGGTCTGGTGGCTGCGATTGCCATCCGCGGCGAATACCCCACATTCCTGCAGTGGATCGGCGCGGCGGCGACCCTGGTCGGCGTGGTCTTCGCCGCGCGACGTCCGGCAAGCACTCCTCCGGCGTCCGAGACAGAAACGACTGATGGGAGAGAGGTTCTCGATGCAGCTGACGCCGCTTCCTGAGGTGCTTGAGCGCTTCCGCACAGGCGGTTTCGTCGCTCTCCTCGACCGGCCCGACCGTGAGGGCGAGGCGGATCTCTTGCTCGCTGCTCAATTCGCAACCGGCGAGAAGATCAACTTCATGCTCACCCACGCGCGCGGCCTCCTGACCCTTGCGATCAACGCCGAGCGCCTGCGCGAACTGGACATTCGCATGCTGGAGCCTCGCTACTGCGGCGACAACGTGCCCGCCTTCACCGAACCCGTGGATTACACGCCGGCGGTCACCACTGGCGTCTCCGCTTTCGAGCGCGCCGCAACCATCCGGGCAATCATCGACCCTTCCACCCGCGCCGAGGATTTCATGCGTCCCGGGCACGTCTTCCCCCTCGCCGCCAACGCCGGAGGCTTGCGCAAACGCGGCGGCCACACCGAGGGCGCCATCGCTCTCGCGAGAATGTGCGGCCTGTACCCCGCGGTCTGTATGTGCGAGGTCATGACCCCGGAAGGCCACATGGCTCGGGGCGAGAAGATCGCCGAGTTCGCCACCCGCCTGGGCATTGCTCTCGCCAGCACAGACCAGTTGCTCGACGCCCTCGACGCCGCCGAGAGCGAGTAGCCCCGGACGGGCGAGCTTTGACGTGGGTGCCGGTTACTTCCGATAGTCGTGGGGTGTGCGCGGCGACCGCACGCGGTCGCCTCTCAGCCGACGGGGCCCCACGGAACCGGCGGGCCTTCTGCCTCACAGCCCGCGGCGCGGGCGGCACACAACACAGGATCGGTTGGCGCGGACATCCCCTGGAATAGCGCCTGCTGCGCTCTCCGCCCGGGTGGTGTGGAAGGCGCGCACACCGGTGATCCGACCTGTCCGCCAAAGCTGGTCGGAGCGCACTTTTTCTTGCATCTGCGCGTCTCTTGTGATATGGTAATCCCTCGCGACTGACCAGTTGGCTTGCCGAAACGTACCAGCGGAAGGGATAGATGGCCGTGGCGAAGGTCTGCGAAGTCTGCGGTAAGAAGCCCTCGGTGGGCTGCAATGTAAGTAACTCCTACAGGCACACCAAGCGCCGCTGGATGCCCAACCTCCAGCGTGTGCGCGTTCAGACCGCTCAGGGAAACACCCACATGAAGGTCTGCACTTCCTGTATCAAGGCAGGGAAGGTGCGCAAGGCGGTCTGACGCGCCGACAGAATGCAGGTCCGCGCGGCCGGGGTATCCCCCCGGCCGCTGTTGGTCGTGCTGGCGGTAACCGGTCTCGTGCATGGGTACGGAGGGAGTGGCGCAGATGTCGGAGTCAGGCCCTGAGTCCCGGAGTGAACCGATTCTCACGCCTGCCCGAAACATCTCCTTCGGCGAACTGTCCAGCTCCGGTCCGCTCTCTTGCAGTCATCCTTTCGTGATGGGCATTCTGGGCGGAGCCTGCGTCGCGCTGGGCGCCAGCCTGCTGGTGGCAATCCAGACCGGCGCACCCGGAGGCTATGGAATCGCCGCAGTCCTCGCAGGCCTGGGGCTCGCCTCCGGGCTTTTCCTGGCGAGCATCGGTCGCTGCGCCGTCTTCGCCGGCACGCCCGCGCCCTTTCTCGCCTGGTTCCGGGCCGAGATGACCAGCGAGCGCCTGGCTCTGTGCCTCCTGAGCACCATCCTCGGCAATATCGCCGGTGCACTCATCGTGGTCTGGCTGGTGTTCGTCGCCGGCCAGTACGCTCTTGCAGACGCACAGGTCGGCCAGACCGCACTCACAATCGCCCGCCAGAAGTGCGCGCTCCCCTTCATCTCTATGCTCATCCGCGGGCTTTTCGGGGGCGTGCTCGTCGCTGTTGCGCTCTGGCTCGCGGCAGGCGCCCAGACCTTGATTGACCGGGCTATCGCCGTCGCCATACC
Above is a window of Armatimonadota bacterium DNA encoding:
- a CDS encoding 3,4-dihydroxy-2-butanone-4-phosphate synthase, whose translation is MQLTPLPEVLERFRTGGFVALLDRPDREGEADLLLAAQFATGEKINFMLTHARGLLTLAINAERLRELDIRMLEPRYCGDNVPAFTEPVDYTPAVTTGVSAFERAATIRAIIDPSTRAEDFMRPGHVFPLAANAGGLRKRGGHTEGAIALARMCGLYPAVCMCEVMTPEGHMARGEKIAEFATRLGIALASTDQLLDALDAAESE
- a CDS encoding formate/nitrite transporter family protein, producing the protein MSESGPESRSEPILTPARNISFGELSSSGPLSCSHPFVMGILGGACVALGASLLVAIQTGAPGGYGIAAVLAGLGLASGLFLASIGRCAVFAGTPAPFLAWFRAEMTSERLALCLLSTILGNIAGALIVVWLVFVAGQYALADAQVGQTALTIARQKCALPFISMLIRGLFGGVLVAVALWLAAGAQTLIDRAIAVAIPAIILVACGFTHCVSDLYLVPMGLAIQSWKAVPSEGTAITLGAFIFRVFIPGATGGLLGAGFAVGALHWAKYTRAAVPSGDTSRPRRRAPRSDATRALSLRGTRRGRPRLNDETPGDPET
- a CDS encoding 50S ribosomal protein L28, which encodes MAKVCEVCGKKPSVGCNVSNSYRHTKRRWMPNLQRVRVQTAQGNTHMKVCTSCIKAGKVRKAV
- a CDS encoding 3D domain-containing protein gives rise to the protein MLRTTRYLYPCAALIAAWTLLTVPAFAEDLPVARATGIAPPSGIAASDSPLTFTPSLDFPGGLDTTHPLYPVIIKTWRGDFGEQPEWRLSLLCQGLKHQPRKARCTAYSSNCPDGGGPTTRWGTRVRRGICAADPRYWGPGSVIWMGAPIEAILIVEDTGSAVKGQHRFDISFGTDAAAASRFGVRTLEYIPLYVAPVQRTWSSKPRNWTPPAPPISQVLRPVAPAPKPVKAEQGPVEKCG
- a CDS encoding DMT family transporter; amino-acid sequence: MSAPSAATGSHPSLSTYLTLATVPLIWGTHFVALKVVYEDYSIFGMLSMRYMLMIVVLLGALWFFERDMRFALRDLPYLAVFSLFMVTIYQILFALAIRWATAAESALLISTAPIFSAITAAALGWERISRRLAAGIALGFLGIFAVIYGGQAATAVPEHATHVKGCLVMLVAAVMWAWYAVLARPLLAKYSPLKVTAYCQTLGGLAIIPIGLREALTVTPQLVADLGASGLFSHSFWVLFGLVYYAWFSGAYAFTVWYRGVRALGSARTMLFQFCVPVVGLVAAIAIRGEYPTFLQWIGAAATLVGVVFAARRPASTPPASETETTDGREVLDAADAAS
- a CDS encoding MarR family transcriptional regulator; translation: MSDDANKADRLCRLFCNVIDEIITARALEIAVGKEISRAQFQGLQFIYLHPRCCIKDLAEGLDVSHPAAVKLVERMEAKGYITRSSYQQDRRIVQLQASPEGEAISRQVIEARNQAIDKVLTRIGAPASCDLLRCLERFVMAALEDQKDMDGVCLHCGGLHVDTCPVCQAEYAVTGEMRRDS